In the genome of Nymphaea colorata isolate Beijing-Zhang1983 chromosome 9, ASM883128v2, whole genome shotgun sequence, one region contains:
- the LOC116260432 gene encoding uncharacterized protein LOC116260432 has translation MERLVVHHPDKAAFSHKNMRNSPKRLNHKRKVFDSQSPKNSYRKRFPALDNSHIGVLSCSAPHNSQLSQKLPLLPPLPNFPPSANPSQRSAVLSSAKLSTVMRNFSKSEQAHPKRRPDGNKDSESYPLITSARPFGPDPGDLPQKIFGFFSSAEFADKWSGSAFSISPSPSSLPLPSFSLNHKGRCSSEATAGSSGVDFSATESLRRMLRIH, from the coding sequence ATGGAAAGGTTGGTTGTTCATCATCCTGACAAAGCTGCCTTTTCtcataaaaatatgagaaattccCCAAAAAGATTGAACCACAAGAGGAAGGTCTTCGATAGCCAGAGCCCAAAAAATTCATACAGGAAGCGTTTCCCTGCTCTTGACAATTCCCATATTGGTGTGCTCAGTTGTTCTGCTCCCCACAATTCGCAGCTTTCACAAAAGCTCCCTCTCCTGCCTCCTCTTCCAAATTTCCCCCCCAGTGCAAACCCTTCTCAGCGATCTGCAGTTCTCAGTTCGGCTAAATTGAGTACAGTCATGAGAAATTTCAGCAAGTCAGAACAAGCACATCCTAAGAGGAGGCCGGATGGAAACAAGGACTCGGAGAGCTATCCATTAATCACATCAGCCCGACCGTTTGGACCTGATCCTGGTGATCTCCCACAGAAGATTTTCGGGTTCTTCAGTTCGGCGGAGTTTGCTGATAAGTGGTCTGGCTCGGCTTTCTCCATCTCCCCTTCTCCAAGCAGCCTGCCTTTGCCGAGTTTTTCACTGAATCACAAAGGAAGATGTAGCTCTGAAGCCACTGCTGGCAGCAGCGGCGTCGACTTCAGTGCGACCGAAAGTCTTCGCCGCATGCTCCGAATTCACTGA